One part of the Alphaproteobacteria bacterium genome encodes these proteins:
- a CDS encoding PaaI family thioesterase gives MNKLDETEVTELCRTAVPLVALLGLQLEELDGPRVRLRMPYREVMVRPGGTVSGPAMMGMADFALYIAIMNVIGRKDLILATSLNITFLRAPKPIDMLCQTNLLKLGRRLCVGEVQIFSDGDPDPVAHILGTSSIPPGEA, from the coding sequence ATGAACAAACTTGACGAAACCGAAGTCACTGAGCTTTGCCGCACCGCCGTGCCCTTGGTGGCGCTGCTGGGATTGCAATTGGAGGAGCTGGACGGCCCGCGGGTGCGCCTGCGCATGCCCTATCGCGAGGTCATGGTGCGGCCCGGCGGCACCGTGTCGGGACCGGCCATGATGGGCATGGCCGATTTCGCCCTCTATATCGCCATCATGAACGTCATCGGCAGGAAAGACCTGATCCTGGCCACCAGCCTCAACATCACTTTTCTGCGCGCGCCCAAACCCATCGACATGCTCTGCCAGACCAACCTGCTCAAACTAGGCAGGCGGCTGTGCGTCGGCGAGGTGCAGATCTTTTCCGACGGCGATCCCGACCCAGTGGCCCATATCCTCGGCACCAGCTCGATCCCGCCAGGGGAAGCCTAG
- a CDS encoding class I SAM-dependent methyltransferase — MDERAQKRWDKAAALYDLTGGFGPEKRWLPHKTRLFSGMQGKVLFLAAGTGLDFAAFPPGQDITAIDISAGMLEKAAPRAASYQGNMTLRQMNVHQMDFAAASFDQVYTSCTFCSVSDPVAGLRALRHVLKPGGQLAMFEHTGSRTFPFGLMLDVMNPLCRYLGPEVNRDTVANVEAAGFAIEKVSNVYLDVVKTIEARAPSDEQT; from the coding sequence ATGGACGAGAGAGCCCAAAAGAGGTGGGACAAGGCCGCCGCGCTTTATGACCTGACGGGCGGCTTCGGCCCGGAAAAGCGCTGGCTGCCCCACAAAACGAGGCTCTTTTCCGGCATGCAGGGCAAGGTGCTCTTTCTCGCCGCTGGCACCGGGCTCGATTTTGCCGCCTTCCCGCCCGGCCAAGACATCACGGCCATCGACATCAGCGCCGGCATGCTGGAAAAGGCAGCGCCCCGCGCCGCCTCATACCAAGGAAACATGACGCTACGGCAGATGAACGTCCACCAGATGGACTTCGCCGCGGCCTCCTTCGACCAAGTCTATACCTCTTGTACCTTCTGTTCGGTGTCCGACCCGGTAGCCGGGCTGCGGGCCCTACGCCACGTACTCAAGCCCGGCGGCCAACTCGCCATGTTCGAGCACACCGGCTCGCGGACCTTCCCCTTCGGGCTCATGCTCGATGTCATGAACCCGCTCTGCCGCTACTTGGGCCCCGAGGTCAACCGCGACACCGTGGCCAACGTCGAAGCCGCCGGTTTCGCCATCGAAAAGGTCAGCAACGTCTATCTCGACGTGGTCAAAACCATAGAGGCCCGGGCACCATCAGATGAACAAACTTGA
- a CDS encoding CoA-transferase → MVELRDAIAAHVGDGDSVVLGAALEHAIPFAAGFELIRQGRRELNLIAPISDMSTDLLIGAGCVGQVTGAWVGSVSGGLGHNYRRAAEAGLPHPIRINDHSNLALGMALFAGAYGLPYVPIKSVLGSDITASNPAIRLAENPFAEAVEPVALVPPLKPDVAILMAQRADRFGNSHIWGSTGVSQESAIAAARVIVLADEIVEPEVIASDPGRVLFPGFLVTVVCHVPAGCHPAPLTGCWQRDNAFFNDYHEASREAEGFARWCDEWVREVADQASYRAKLGQRLEALRIQGQALSAPANWAAE, encoded by the coding sequence TTGGTTGAGCTCAGGGACGCCATCGCGGCCCACGTCGGCGACGGCGACAGCGTGGTGCTAGGGGCGGCGTTGGAGCACGCCATTCCCTTTGCCGCCGGCTTTGAGCTGATCCGCCAGGGCCGGCGCGAGCTCAATCTCATCGCGCCGATTTCCGACATGTCGACCGACCTGTTGATCGGGGCGGGCTGCGTCGGTCAGGTCACGGGCGCCTGGGTGGGCAGTGTCTCGGGCGGGCTGGGCCACAACTACCGCCGGGCCGCCGAGGCCGGACTGCCCCACCCCATCCGCATCAACGACCATTCCAACCTGGCACTGGGCATGGCGCTGTTTGCCGGCGCCTACGGGCTGCCTTACGTGCCCATCAAATCCGTATTGGGCTCCGATATTACCGCCTCCAACCCGGCCATCAGACTGGCCGAGAACCCGTTTGCCGAAGCCGTGGAACCTGTGGCCCTGGTGCCGCCCTTGAAGCCCGACGTCGCTATCTTGATGGCCCAGCGGGCCGACCGTTTCGGCAACTCGCACATTTGGGGCTCGACTGGCGTCAGTCAGGAATCCGCCATCGCCGCCGCCCGGGTCATCGTGCTGGCGGACGAGATCGTCGAACCCGAGGTCATCGCTTCGGATCCCGGCCGCGTGCTCTTCCCCGGTTTTTTGGTCACCGTCGTCTGCCACGTTCCGGCCGGATGCCACCCGGCGCCGCTGACCGGCTGCTGGCAGCGTGACAACGCCTTTTTCAACGACTACCACGAGGCCAGCCGCGAGGCCGAGGGTTTTGCCCGTTGGTGCGACGAATGGGTGCGCGAAGTGGCCGACCAAGCCAGCTACCGGGCCAAACTGGGCCAGCGCCTCGAGGCACTGCGCATCCAGGGCCAAGCACTTTCCGCGCCGGCCAACTGGGCCGCCGAGTAA
- a CDS encoding HigA family addiction module antitoxin, whose product MAVKNPPHPGRSIKNACLDPLNLSVTEGAERLGVARHTLSRVVNGRAGISPEMAIRLEKMGWSNARAWLAAQSAYDLAQAQKYAGKIKVVPLEAAGA is encoded by the coding sequence ATAGCCGTGAAAAATCCTCCCCATCCCGGCCGCTCGATAAAAAACGCTTGTCTTGATCCGCTGAACCTCTCGGTTACAGAAGGCGCGGAAAGGCTTGGCGTCGCACGTCATACCCTGTCGCGGGTCGTCAACGGTCGTGCCGGCATTTCGCCGGAAATGGCGATACGGCTTGAAAAGATGGGTTGGAGCAACGCTCGGGCCTGGCTGGCAGCGCAGTCCGCGTACGATCTTGCCCAAGCGCAGAAGTACGCCGGCAAGATCAAGGTTGTGCCGCTGGAAGCCGCTGGAGCATAG
- a CDS encoding SDR family NAD(P)-dependent oxidoreductase has protein sequence MVPRMQDRVALVTGASRGLGAAVAERFAAEGAHVILVARTVGGLEECDDRIQAAGGSATLVPLDLTDGAGIERLGVALAERWGRLDVLLGNAAMLGGLSPVGHFEPETWEQVLAVNTTANWRLIRSFDPLLRASPAGRAVFVTSGVTQGVYPYWAAYAASKAALEALVRIYAAEVQKTAVRANLVSPGTLATRLRAQAFPGEDPDELARPESITDVFVELASPDCQRNGEIVSPG, from the coding sequence GTGGTACCGCGAATGCAGGACCGGGTGGCCCTTGTTACCGGCGCCTCGCGGGGCCTCGGCGCCGCCGTGGCCGAACGCTTCGCCGCCGAAGGGGCGCACGTCATCTTGGTGGCCCGCACGGTGGGCGGCCTGGAGGAATGCGACGACCGCATCCAGGCGGCCGGCGGCAGCGCCACCCTGGTGCCGCTGGACCTCACCGACGGCGCCGGCATCGAGCGCCTGGGCGTCGCCCTGGCCGAACGCTGGGGCCGCCTCGACGTGCTGCTGGGCAATGCCGCCATGCTGGGGGGCTTAAGCCCGGTCGGCCACTTCGAGCCCGAGACCTGGGAGCAAGTCTTGGCCGTCAACACCACGGCCAACTGGCGGCTGATCCGTTCCTTCGACCCCCTGCTCCGGGCCTCGCCCGCCGGCCGCGCGGTCTTCGTCACCTCAGGGGTGACGCAGGGCGTATATCCGTACTGGGCGGCCTATGCCGCCAGCAAGGCGGCGCTCGAGGCCTTGGTGCGGATCTACGCCGCCGAAGTGCAGAAGACGGCGGTGCGCGCCAACCTGGTCAGCCCCGGCACCCTGGCCACCCGGCTGCGCGCCCAGGCCTTCCCCGGCGAGGACCCGGACGAGCTGGCAAGGCCGGAAAGCATTACCGACGTATTCGTCGAATTGGCTTCGCCTGATTGCCAACGCAACGGCGAGATCGTCAGCCCGGGTTAG
- the purF gene encoding amidophosphoribosyltransferase, protein MAGKLLENTDRMRDECGIFAIFGHPDAAALAALGLHALQHRGQESAGIVTYDGSHFNTHRALGLVGDIFGSQKVMTRLEGDTAVGHVRYSTTGGTLFRNVQPLFAEFAFGGLAMAHNGNFTNGWALRRALVDQGSIFQSTSDTEVLIHLIATSTYSGVIDRFVDALRSVVGAYALVALTDDAVIGMRDPLGVRPLVLGTLDGAHILASESCALDIIGAQHVRDVAPGEIIVIDRRGVQSLSPFAAADSRFCIFEYIYFARPDSLVEGLNVYEVRKRIGAELAVEKPVAADICVPVPDSGTPAAIGFADTAGIPFEIGIVRNHYVGRTFIEPGEQIRHLGVKLKHNANRAYIEGKRVVLVDDSIVRGTTSTKIVEMMRNAGAAEVHMRVASPPISDPCFYGVDTPDKDDLLAAGMDIPAMQEFIGVDSLAFLSIEGLYRALGESGRHEEPQYCDACLSGAYPITLVDHNDGDAPAQLSLLAEQA, encoded by the coding sequence ATGGCCGGCAAGCTCTTGGAAAACACCGACCGCATGCGCGACGAGTGCGGCATCTTCGCCATCTTCGGCCACCCCGACGCGGCTGCCCTGGCGGCGCTGGGGCTGCACGCCTTGCAGCACCGGGGTCAGGAATCGGCCGGCATCGTCACCTACGACGGCAGCCACTTCAACACCCACCGGGCGCTCGGCCTGGTCGGCGACATCTTCGGCTCGCAAAAGGTCATGACCCGCCTGGAAGGCGACACCGCGGTCGGCCACGTGCGCTATTCGACCACCGGCGGCACGCTTTTCCGCAACGTCCAGCCGCTGTTCGCCGAGTTCGCCTTCGGCGGCCTGGCCATGGCCCACAACGGCAACTTTACCAACGGCTGGGCGCTGCGGCGTGCCCTGGTCGACCAGGGCAGCATTTTCCAATCGACATCCGATACCGAAGTGCTGATCCACCTCATCGCCACCAGCACCTATTCCGGCGTCATCGACCGCTTCGTCGATGCCCTGCGCTCCGTCGTCGGGGCCTACGCGCTGGTGGCGCTGACCGACGACGCCGTGATCGGCATGCGCGACCCGCTGGGGGTGCGGCCGCTGGTGCTGGGCACGCTGGATGGGGCCCATATTTTGGCATCCGAAAGCTGCGCGCTGGACATCATCGGCGCTCAGCACGTGCGTGACGTAGCCCCCGGCGAGATCATCGTCATCGACCGCCGCGGGGTGCAAAGCCTGTCGCCCTTTGCCGCCGCCGATTCACGCTTTTGCATCTTCGAATACATTTACTTCGCCCGGCCCGACAGCCTGGTCGAGGGCCTCAACGTCTACGAGGTGCGCAAGCGCATCGGCGCCGAGCTGGCGGTCGAAAAACCAGTGGCGGCGGACATTTGCGTGCCGGTGCCCGATTCCGGTACGCCAGCCGCCATCGGCTTTGCCGACACAGCGGGCATCCCCTTCGAGATCGGCATCGTGCGCAACCACTACGTCGGCCGCACCTTCATCGAGCCCGGCGAGCAGATCCGCCACCTGGGGGTCAAACTCAAGCACAACGCCAACCGCGCCTACATCGAAGGCAAGCGTGTGGTGCTGGTCGACGATTCCATCGTGCGCGGCACGACCTCGACCAAGATCGTCGAGATGATGCGCAACGCCGGCGCCGCCGAGGTCCACATGCGGGTGGCCAGCCCGCCCATCTCGGATCCCTGCTTCTACGGTGTCGACACGCCGGACAAGGACGATCTGCTGGCCGCCGGCATGGATATCCCGGCCATGCAGGAATTCATCGGCGTCGACAGCCTGGCCTTCCTTTCCATCGAGGGGCTTTATCGGGCCCTGGGTGAGAGCGGCCGGCATGAGGAGCCGCAGTACTGCGACGCCTGCCTCTCCGGCGCCTACCCCATCACACTGGTGGATCACAACGACGGCGACGCCCCGGCCCAGCTTTCACTGCTGGCCGAACAGGCCTGA
- a CDS encoding CvpA family protein: MDSLADLPINVVDLGVAVVLLLSAGLAFVRGFVKEVLGVAGWVGAAFATLYLLPLVEPLAQQYIPMSAPVPKIAASVATFLVALVLFSFLAHALARRVRDSTLNALDRSLGFLFGLLRGAVVVCIAYLLVEMFLPPAEQPPWLHQARVMPIARTGKNMLCTLVPRKYREQCQTPAAAGRPLPAATESGKESGFLPRVPDKARDSGGETGYKRSPRKQLEQLIRSNQ, translated from the coding sequence ATGGATAGCCTGGCCGACCTTCCCATCAACGTCGTCGACCTGGGGGTCGCGGTGGTGTTGCTGCTGTCGGCCGGGCTCGCTTTTGTGCGCGGCTTCGTCAAGGAAGTGCTGGGGGTGGCCGGCTGGGTCGGCGCCGCTTTTGCCACGCTTTACCTGCTGCCGCTGGTCGAGCCGCTGGCCCAACAGTACATCCCCATGTCGGCGCCGGTGCCCAAGATCGCAGCCTCGGTGGCCACCTTCCTGGTGGCGCTGGTGTTGTTTTCCTTCCTCGCCCATGCTCTGGCGCGGCGCGTGCGCGACAGCACACTGAACGCACTGGATCGTTCGCTGGGCTTTCTCTTCGGCCTGCTGCGCGGCGCCGTCGTGGTCTGCATCGCCTACCTGCTGGTGGAAATGTTCCTGCCCCCGGCGGAACAGCCTCCCTGGCTGCACCAGGCCCGTGTCATGCCCATCGCGCGCACCGGCAAAAACATGCTGTGCACGCTGGTGCCGCGCAAATACCGCGAGCAATGCCAGACACCGGCCGCCGCCGGCAGGCCCCTGCCGGCAGCCACAGAAAGCGGTAAGGAAAGCGGCTTCCTGCCCCGTGTGCCTGACAAGGCCCGCGACTCCGGCGGCGAAACCGGTTACAAAAGGTCGCCCCGCAAGCAGCTCGAACAGCTCATCAGAAGCAATCAGTAA
- the radA gene encoding DNA repair protein RadA, which produces MARLAERYVCQDCGTVTPKWSGRCEACQAWNTIVEENAPPQPPKGLSAGRGRVFEFVPLDGKSEALVRLTTGISELDRVTGEGLVPASALLVGGDPGIGKSTLLLQAVAGLAAAGVDCAYISGEEAVDQVRLRARRLGLGQAPVRLAAATSVRDILSSLGQPPPRVVVIDSIQTMFLDNLESAPGTVSQVRASAQELIRFAKQNGTTMLLVGHVTKEGQIAGPRVLEHMVDTVLYFEGERGHQFRILRAVKNRFGPSDEIGVFEMTDRGLAEVANPSALFLSERERPVSGTAVFAGIEGTRPVLVEIQALVATSSLATPRRAVVGWDSGRLAMVMAVLDARCGLALGGRDVYLNVAGGLRISEPGADLAVAAALVSALTGVPVPEGAVVFGEIGLSGEIRAVSQADLRLKEAAKLGFSRALAPAVRQRRQATLELDELTQLADLVRRFEAGGEGAQSWADDG; this is translated from the coding sequence GTGGCCCGGCTGGCCGAACGCTACGTCTGCCAAGACTGCGGCACGGTTACGCCCAAGTGGTCGGGACGGTGCGAAGCCTGCCAGGCCTGGAACACCATCGTCGAGGAAAACGCGCCGCCACAACCGCCCAAGGGCTTGTCGGCGGGCCGCGGCCGGGTTTTCGAATTCGTACCGCTGGACGGCAAGTCCGAGGCGCTGGTGCGCTTGACCACCGGCATCAGCGAACTCGACCGGGTGACCGGCGAAGGCCTGGTGCCGGCCTCGGCCCTGCTGGTCGGCGGCGACCCCGGTATCGGCAAGTCGACGCTGTTGCTGCAGGCCGTGGCGGGACTGGCCGCGGCCGGCGTCGACTGCGCCTACATCTCGGGCGAGGAGGCCGTGGATCAGGTACGCCTGCGGGCGCGCCGCCTGGGGCTCGGCCAGGCCCCGGTGCGCCTGGCCGCCGCCACCAGCGTGCGCGACATCCTGTCCAGCCTGGGCCAGCCACCGCCGCGGGTGGTGGTGATCGATTCCATCCAAACCATGTTCCTCGACAATCTGGAATCGGCACCGGGTACGGTCTCCCAGGTCCGGGCCAGCGCCCAGGAGCTGATCCGCTTCGCCAAACAGAACGGCACCACGATGCTGCTGGTCGGCCACGTCACCAAGGAGGGCCAGATCGCCGGCCCCCGGGTGCTCGAACACATGGTCGACACGGTGCTCTATTTCGAGGGCGAGCGCGGCCACCAGTTCCGCATCCTGCGCGCCGTCAAGAACCGCTTCGGACCCTCGGACGAGATCGGCGTCTTCGAGATGACCGACCGCGGCCTGGCCGAGGTCGCCAATCCCTCGGCGCTGTTCCTCAGTGAACGCGAACGCCCGGTCAGCGGCACCGCCGTTTTCGCCGGCATCGAAGGCACGCGGCCGGTGCTGGTCGAGATCCAGGCGCTGGTGGCAACCTCGTCACTGGCCACGCCACGCCGCGCCGTGGTGGGCTGGGATTCGGGTCGGCTGGCCATGGTGATGGCGGTGCTGGATGCGCGCTGCGGCCTGGCGCTGGGCGGGCGCGACGTCTATCTCAACGTGGCCGGCGGCTTGCGCATCAGCGAGCCGGGTGCCGACTTGGCGGTGGCGGCGGCGCTGGTCTCGGCGCTCACCGGAGTGCCGGTTCCCGAGGGCGCCGTGGTGTTCGGCGAGATCGGCCTTTCGGGTGAGATCCGTGCCGTCAGCCAGGCCGATCTGAGATTGAAGGAGGCGGCAAAACTGGGCTTCTCGCGGGCCCTGGCCCCGGCCGTTCGACAACGCCGCCAGGCAACGCTGGAGCTTGATGAGCTGACCCAGCTTGCCGACCTGGTGCGGCGTTTCGAGGCCGGCGGCGAAGGCGCTCAATCGTGGGCCGACGATGGATAG
- a CDS encoding ATP-binding cassette domain-containing protein, producing MSPDSNPAAPKIKLENVHKAFGPKPVLAGLDLDIGRGESVVVIGGSGTGKSVMLKCVLGLLRPDQGDIAVDGEPVVGIGGTDRDRVLKKFGMLFQGAALFDSLSVWENVAFGLIQGEGMARDQAKGVALEKLAQVGLGPEVGELDPAELSGGMKKRVGLARAIATEPEIIFFDEPTTGLDPIMGDVINDLIVECVRELGATALSTTHDMASARKIADRVAMLYQGRIIWAGPVAEIDESANAHVDQFINGRAEGPIAMEVLKP from the coding sequence ATGAGCCCGGACAGCAACCCAGCGGCGCCCAAGATCAAGCTCGAGAACGTGCACAAGGCGTTCGGCCCCAAGCCCGTGCTGGCCGGCCTCGACCTCGACATCGGGCGCGGCGAATCGGTGGTGGTGATCGGCGGCTCGGGCACCGGCAAATCGGTCATGCTGAAGTGCGTGCTGGGGCTGTTGCGGCCCGACCAGGGCGACATCGCGGTCGACGGCGAGCCGGTCGTCGGCATAGGCGGCACGGACCGCGACCGGGTGCTGAAAAAGTTCGGTATGCTGTTCCAGGGCGCGGCGCTTTTCGACAGCCTAAGCGTCTGGGAAAACGTCGCCTTCGGGTTGATCCAGGGCGAGGGCATGGCCCGCGACCAAGCCAAAGGCGTGGCGCTGGAAAAACTGGCCCAGGTCGGCCTGGGGCCGGAGGTCGGCGAGCTCGACCCGGCCGAGCTTTCCGGCGGCATGAAAAAACGCGTCGGTCTGGCCCGCGCCATCGCCACCGAGCCCGAAATCATCTTTTTCGACGAACCGACCACCGGGCTCGACCCGATCATGGGCGACGTCATCAACGACCTCATCGTCGAATGCGTGCGCGAGTTGGGCGCCACGGCGCTCTCGACCACTCACGACATGGCCAGTGCCCGCAAGATCGCCGACCGCGTCGCCATGCTTTACCAGGGCCGCATCATCTGGGCCGGGCCGGTGGCCGAGATCGATGAAAGCGCCAACGCCCATGTCGACCAGTTCATCAACGGCCGCGCCGAAGGCCCCATCGCCATGGAAGTCCTCAAGCCGTGA
- a CDS encoding ABC transporter permease: MTLVTRFLATIGRFFIAALETLGRIAIFTVTSVLHCLQPPWFLRLIGRQMLSIGYYSLPVVGLTALFTGMVLALQIYSGSSRFNAEGAVATIVVIGITRELGPVLAGLMVAGRVGAAMAAELSTMQVTEQIDALSTLSTNPFKYLMAPRLIAGATMLPLLVLVADVIGVFGGYLVGIHKLGFNPATYLNNTVEFLEALDVISGLVKASVFGFLIALMGCYHGYHSRGGAQGVGAATTNAVVSASILILASDYLITEIFFAK; encoded by the coding sequence ATGACCCTGGTGACCCGCTTTCTCGCCACCATCGGCCGCTTCTTCATCGCCGCGCTGGAGACACTGGGGCGTATCGCCATCTTCACCGTCACCTCGGTGCTGCACTGTCTGCAACCACCCTGGTTCCTGCGTCTGATCGGTCGCCAGATGCTCTCGATCGGATATTATTCGCTGCCCGTGGTGGGGCTGACGGCGCTGTTTACCGGCATGGTGCTGGCGCTGCAGATCTATTCCGGCTCGTCGCGCTTCAACGCCGAAGGCGCCGTCGCCACGATTGTCGTCATCGGCATCACCCGCGAACTCGGCCCGGTACTGGCCGGCCTGATGGTGGCCGGCCGGGTCGGCGCCGCCATGGCCGCCGAGCTCAGCACCATGCAGGTGACGGAGCAGATCGACGCGCTGAGCACGCTCAGCACCAACCCCTTCAAATACCTGATGGCGCCGCGCCTGATCGCCGGCGCCACCATGCTGCCGCTCCTGGTACTGGTGGCCGACGTCATCGGTGTCTTCGGCGGCTATCTGGTGGGCATCCACAAGCTGGGCTTCAATCCGGCCACCTACCTCAACAACACGGTTGAGTTCCTCGAGGCCCTGGACGTCATCTCGGGTCTGGTCAAGGCCTCGGTATTCGGCTTTTTGATCGCCCTGATGGGCTGCTATCACGGTTACCACAGCCGCGGCGGCGCCCAGGGCGTCGGCGCCGCCACCACCAACGCCGTGGTCTCGGCCTCGATTCTGATCCTGGCGTCGGATTACCTGATAACCGAGATCTTCTTCGCCAAATGA
- the alr gene encoding alanine racemase, which yields MDARHATILTIDLAALAANYRFFVDQLDAGSCGAAVKADAYGCGLENVAPALAAAGCRQFFVATLDEGIAARDVLGGGAEIFVLNGPVAGSEAEFAEHCLLPVLNDLGQIERWRGAAVVHLDSGMSRLGLPPAEVATLAAEPERLAGIELRYVMSHLACADEPERPENAAQLGLFQNLRAQLPPARASLANSAGILLGPQYHFDLARPGIGLYGGNPLASGPNPVRQVVSLQAKIAQVREIDSPQTVGYGAAHRATGPSRIATVPVGYADGYPRSLSQRGFASIAGVRVALVGRVSMDLITLDVSALPPQTAQPGSLVELLGGEVDIDELAAAAGTISYELLTGLGRRYRRRYLGAAADVETPR from the coding sequence ATGGATGCCCGCCACGCCACCATCCTGACCATCGATCTCGCGGCGCTGGCAGCCAACTACCGCTTTTTCGTCGATCAGCTCGACGCCGGCAGCTGCGGCGCCGCGGTCAAGGCCGACGCTTACGGCTGCGGCCTCGAAAACGTGGCTCCGGCGCTGGCGGCGGCCGGCTGCCGCCAGTTCTTCGTCGCCACCCTCGACGAGGGCATTGCCGCCCGCGATGTGCTGGGTGGCGGCGCCGAGATCTTTGTGCTCAACGGACCCGTGGCCGGCAGCGAGGCTGAATTCGCCGAACATTGTTTGCTGCCGGTGCTCAACGACCTGGGCCAGATCGAGCGCTGGCGGGGAGCGGCGGTGGTGCACCTCGACAGCGGCATGTCGCGGCTAGGTTTGCCGCCCGCGGAGGTCGCCACGCTGGCAGCCGAGCCCGAGCGGCTGGCCGGCATCGAGCTCCGCTACGTGATGAGCCACCTGGCCTGTGCCGACGAGCCGGAACGGCCCGAAAACGCCGCTCAACTGGGGCTTTTCCAAAACCTTCGCGCCCAATTGCCACCGGCAAGGGCCAGCCTGGCCAACTCCGCCGGTATCCTGCTGGGGCCCCAATACCACTTCGATCTGGCCCGCCCGGGGATCGGTTTGTACGGCGGAAACCCGCTTGCCTCGGGACCTAATCCAGTGCGCCAAGTGGTTAGTTTGCAAGCAAAAATCGCCCAGGTGCGCGAGATTGACAGCCCCCAGACCGTTGGCTATGGTGCGGCCCACCGAGCGACCGGGCCAAGCCGCATCGCAACGGTTCCCGTGGGTTACGCCGACGGTTATCCGCGATCGCTCAGCCAACGGGGCTTTGCCTCCATCGCGGGTGTTCGGGTTGCGCTTGTCGGACGCGTTTCCATGGATCTCATCACCCTCGACGTAAGCGCGCTGCCGCCCCAGACGGCTCAGCCGGGCAGCCTCGTCGAACTGCTCGGCGGCGAGGTCGACATCGACGAGTTGGCTGCAGCCGCCGGCACCATTTCCTACGAACTGCTAACCGGCCTGGGCCGGCGCTACCGGCGCCGCTATCTCGGCGCCGCAGCCGATGTGGAAACGCCGCGATGA